One stretch of Dissulfurimicrobium hydrothermale DNA includes these proteins:
- a CDS encoding menaquinone biosynthetic enzyme MqnA/MqnD family protein has protein sequence MADVLSKSSPKPRVGFVNFINTSQIYIPWKESGGAPGWEIVEGPPVLLNRLLDAGKIEVGIVSSYFYGLNFKKYLIFPGLSISATGTVGSVTLFSKVPLKRLQGRIVIVTQYSATSANLVKIVLEDFLGVKPIYMTGDFSLLNKKDVGASAYLAIGDEALRLRERIDFDQIDLSVDLAEIWLNNTGLPFVFAVWAIRKECIKDTSDALTILYRKLNHCRLQGQQELERISDIAAIVIPMDKTKCLDYLRGIELDLTEEKQKGLLHFFDLLNRRGDFPKISSLSFFEAFAT, from the coding sequence ATGGCTGACGTCTTATCTAAATCGAGCCCCAAACCAAGGGTAGGGTTTGTAAATTTTATAAATACCTCACAAATATATATACCATGGAAGGAATCTGGCGGGGCGCCGGGCTGGGAGATAGTGGAAGGCCCACCTGTCTTATTGAACAGGCTTCTTGATGCAGGTAAAATTGAGGTGGGTATAGTATCGTCGTATTTTTACGGACTTAATTTTAAAAAATACCTCATCTTTCCTGGGTTGTCGATCAGCGCAACCGGCACGGTCGGAAGCGTAACGCTCTTCAGCAAGGTGCCCCTTAAAAGGCTTCAGGGCAGGATTGTGATTGTAACCCAATATTCTGCTACATCGGCAAATCTTGTGAAGATTGTGCTTGAAGACTTTTTGGGTGTAAAACCTATCTATATGACCGGAGACTTCAGCCTTTTGAACAAAAAAGACGTGGGGGCATCTGCCTACCTTGCCATAGGCGACGAGGCATTACGGCTGAGGGAGAGGATCGATTTTGATCAGATCGACCTTTCCGTTGATCTCGCCGAGATATGGCTCAACAATACAGGACTCCCTTTTGTCTTTGCAGTGTGGGCGATAAGGAAGGAGTGTATTAAAGATACATCTGACGCATTGACGATACTTTATAGAAAGCTGAATCACTGTCGACTTCAAGGCCAACAGGAGCTTGAAAGGATAAGTGACATTGCCGCAATCGTAATACCTATGGACAAGACCAAGTGCCTTGATTATTTAAGGGGTATTGAGCTTGATTTGACAGAGGAAAAACAAAAAGGGCTTTTGCACTTTTTTGATCTACTTAACAGACGTGGTGATTTCCCAAAGATCTCTTCATTATCTTTTTTTGAGGCCTTTGCGACATGA
- the hpt gene encoding hypoxanthine phosphoribosyltransferase yields MKTEDELKEVLSPSTIAKRVFELGEKITKDYQNNPLILIGILKGAFIFMADLVRAIKLPIKLDFVRLSSYAGTESSGGISFSKDIELDITGLDVLVVEDIIDTGYTIKYLKEVLKLHEPASVRICCLIDKKERRKVEIEADYVGFEIRHGFLVGYGLDYNEQYRYLPGIYKLNPGYKPIGFVPSDR; encoded by the coding sequence TTGAAGACGGAAGATGAATTAAAAGAAGTGCTTTCACCTTCAACAATAGCAAAGCGGGTCTTTGAGCTCGGTGAAAAGATTACAAAAGATTATCAGAATAACCCATTGATATTGATCGGTATATTAAAAGGCGCTTTTATTTTTATGGCCGACTTGGTCCGCGCCATAAAATTGCCAATCAAATTGGATTTCGTAAGGCTTTCAAGCTATGCAGGGACTGAATCATCCGGCGGCATATCCTTCAGCAAGGATATAGAGTTGGATATCACAGGTCTTGACGTGCTTGTCGTAGAAGATATCATAGATACCGGCTATACCATCAAGTACCTCAAAGAGGTGCTAAAGCTACATGAACCCGCTTCTGTGCGTATCTGCTGCCTGATCGACAAAAAGGAAAGACGCAAGGTAGAGATAGAAGCCGATTATGTAGGTTTCGAAATCAGACATGGCTTTTTGGTTGGATATGGTCTTGACTATAACGAACAATACAGGTATCTGCCAGGTATATATAAATTGAACCCTGGTTATAAACCGATAGGTTTTGTGCCATCCGACAGATAG
- a CDS encoding ubiquinone/menaquinone biosynthesis methyltransferase, with translation MMYSENEKKHFVRKKFASVAGSYDLLNSILSLKIDSYWRLVTARELDGCEEGPILDLCAGTLPLSRELAKRRNNTIVAMDFCYEMLKCGVFKLNGDKKMGFIVPVCGDGEELPISNSRFSGATVAFGVRNLSRLEKGLREMLRVLKPGGKLVILEFSRPKNHAFSKIYNVYLHRFLPALGSLISKDREAYRYLADSIQAFYEPHVLASMMRGAGFVNINYRPLTFGIVTLYTGLKP, from the coding sequence ATGATGTACTCAGAAAATGAAAAAAAACATTTCGTAAGGAAGAAATTTGCATCTGTCGCCGGCAGCTATGACCTTTTGAACTCGATCCTCAGCTTGAAAATAGATTCGTATTGGCGTTTAGTAACGGCCCGTGAGCTGGACGGATGTGAAGAGGGTCCGATTCTCGATCTGTGCGCAGGAACCTTGCCGCTCTCTCGCGAACTTGCAAAGAGAAGAAACAACACAATAGTCGCGATGGATTTTTGCTATGAAATGCTCAAATGTGGTGTTTTTAAGCTCAATGGCGATAAAAAGATGGGTTTTATTGTGCCTGTATGCGGGGATGGCGAGGAATTGCCTATATCGAATTCAAGATTTTCTGGGGCAACGGTGGCCTTTGGTGTTAGGAATTTGAGCCGTCTTGAAAAGGGTCTCAGAGAGATGTTGCGGGTGTTGAAACCGGGCGGAAAGCTTGTGATTCTTGAATTCTCGCGTCCAAAGAACCATGCCTTCTCTAAGATATATAACGTTTATCTCCATAGGTTTCTTCCAGCACTGGGAAGTCTTATTTCAAAAGACCGCGAGGCCTACAGATATCTGGCAGACTCAATTCAGGCATTTTATGAGCCCCATGTCCTTGCATCCATGATGCGAGGGGCAGGTTTTGTAAATATTAACTATAGGCCGCTCACTTTTGGTATTGTGACCCTTTATACAGGTTTAAAGCCCTAA